The Vitis vinifera cultivar Pinot Noir 40024 chromosome 16, ASM3070453v1 DNA segment ataaaatggTGCACTAGGAAGAAATTATCAGGTTGCCCTCAAAATGCTCATATGGTGTAGATATTAAGGGTTGCGACAAGACGTGAACGAGGAACAAACCCCAAAAGACAACCTTGTCCTATCACATCAATAGAAGGCGTTAGTGAAGAGGGTTAACCATGCGCCACCTGATGCAAATCTGCCCAACCGATCATAAGCACAATGCGACTTCTAACATTTGACTCGTAACATGCCACTTTCCTATAAGAAAGCTGACTCATATAGcttggaaagcctataaaagaGGATGAAGAACAAGAGAGAAGGTAGATCATATTTCTTAATAGCCAAAGTACCCACCAATAGAGGAAATGACATTTAGAAGTTGGCAAGTCACTCGAATCATCAGTGGATCAACACATCGAGAAAAGTTGAACACTAACactataaaaatatcaaatatgagtataaaaagaataatcgaaaatcaaaataaatgatttgGGTAAAATTCGTAactaattaaaaagaataaccgaaaataaaaataagtgatatgggtaaaattatgaaataaaattatcccAAAATTTGAGTAAAATTACTTAAGACATGAGTCACAGAAGTGTAGGCGGAGAGCAAAGTCGAGTTTTCAGCGCCTCCTCTCTTACATGCTCATCCAAAAAGAAATGAAGCCCCTCCCATAAACCCTGGAATCTCTCTCTAGATCCCCCTTTTCTCCCTCTCCAGAAAATGTTGTCTCCCCAACTCCTCCCCAAAACCCCTAATCCATTATCTTCTATCTACACGCCAAACCCTTTTAAATCCTTAAACCCCAAAACCCTCAAACCCTCCAAGCCAAACTTCAAGCCCAAACCTCACAACCCCACTACCATTCAATCGGTTCTTCAGTGGAACCGCAAACCCCAGCTCGCCGGGGACACCCCCCGCGTCGTCGTCATCACTTCCGGCAAAGGCGGCGTCGGCAAGACTACCACCACCGCCAATGTCGGCCTCTCCTTAGCCCGCCTAGGCTTCTCTGTCGTCGCCATTGACGCCGACGTCGGCCTTCGCAACCTCGACCTCCTCCTCGGCCTCGAAAACCGTGTGAACTACACCGTCGTTGAAGTCCTCAACGGCGATTGCAGACTCGACCAAGCTTTGGTTCGCGACAAGCGGTGGTCGAATTTCGAGTTGCTGTGTATTTCAAAACCCAGATCGAAACTCCCGATTGGATTCGGAGGAAAAGCCCTAACTTGGCTTGTGGATGCCCTTAAAGCTCGTGAAGAAGGATCGCCGGACTTCATTCTGATTGATTGCCCAGCCGGCATTGACGCCGGATTCATTACGGCGATCGCTCCGGCGAATGAGGCGGTTTTGGTGACCACTCCGGATATTACAAGCTTGAGAGATGCTGATAGAGTTACTGGACTGCTCGAGTGCGATGGAATCAAGGATATAAAAATGATTGTGAACCGGGTTCGGACGGATATGATAAAAGGCGAAGACATGATGTCCGTTCTTGATGTTCAAGAAATGCTAGGATTGGCATTGTTGGGAGTGATTCCAGAGGATTCCGAGGTGATTCGGAGCACAAATAGGGGGTACCCACTTGTGTTGAATAAGCCTCCCACATTGGCAGGATTGGCATTTGAGCAAGCAGCATGGAGGCTTGTTGAGCAGGATAGTATGCAGGCTGTTGTGGTAGAGGAGGAGCCAAAGAAGAGAgggtttttctcattttttggaGGATAAAATCAAGCTGGTTAATGATGGTTTTTGGAGTTTGAAGTAGGAGACAAGGACTAAATTTCGAAGCTGTGTACAGTTGTAAGTAGAGTTTGTCTCTCcacatttggattttttttttttttaatgtgtctTTGTGCTTTGCTAGCAGTTTTGTTTGGTGCTTTAATTGATCAATTGTTTGCAGACCAAGTTTCTGTACTGAAAAATTCTTGTTTGTAGCAATCAAATGTATTGAATCCAATGATATGGAAGGCTCTGAATTCTTGAAGATCAAAATTAATTGAACTCAGAACTTGTTTGATATGTGATATATGAAACCTTGAGGagtgaattttgaattcaaatggcTGCTTAGAATTTGAATGATTGCTATATATGTACTTTGCGATAGTTTAGCAACTTTATGAAATCAGATTACATTTTTGTAATAGAGGTtgcaaatgtttttttataataagtgAAATCTTATGTGATGAATGCCTCCTCATCTGCCGCGGAGTTAACCACTTAATGCATCCTTAATTGTCTTAAGCACCACCCAAGACCATGACCTTTGTGCtatctttaaaaatagaaactttctTGGGGGGCAGGTGAACTCCAAACACCTTATGTGAGATAGAGATACTACAATCTAATACTCAAAAGTCTAAATCTTATAGAGAGATTTCAGAGAAAatctttttcatcttcaacatgttttcaaaataaatcatCCTTGTCAACATGGGGAATCACATTCTTTCTTATCATTAAATTCTCTGATGGACCTTGGATTCCATTGGCCATAACTACCTTCCATATACTACTAATTCacaaatagaacatccatgtttaaattatttgatggAAAGAAGACCCAGAAATGGTTCTTAAGTGGAGTCTCTAGAGTTATTATCATACGAAAAACTTTGTTATACAAAGACAATTAGGATGAATCTTGTTTGACACAATGATTGATGTAGGCTTTGTTGGAGTGCATGATATATACGTTGTGGGTTCAAATCCtataagcttaagcttttaggaaaattagtagATCGGATTTTCGTTTAGCGGGAGGTCATGTGTTCGAGCCTCATTGTATATTTATTTCCCCAATTCATTAAGCCTAAAGGAGGCTAATTGTGATTGTTTGCTTACAAGCATATGTACCTCTTCATATGGTATAGACATGCACACGAAGGAGCATGTGAAAGAGtatgatatatattatgaaCTCAAATCCTACAGGTTtaagtttttagtaaaattgattatttaacATAGTACTAGAGGAAGAAGAAGGCTTGGAAGGTTGCTCCATTGTGTCTGTTTTAGGCTTTATGGCGGGAGAGGAATAGGAGGGTTTTTGACAACTATGAAAGCACggatcaaacaattaaaaattctttcatgTATCTATTTTGAGATTGGATTAGATTGTATATTGAGAGTGGTTCTTTATTGTTGTTAGACTTTGTGGATTGGGAAGGCCCTCGGTAGGGCACGGTAGTGGGTTTTTGTGTCTTTGCGCCTTTTTTGTCCTTCTTTCTTCGTATACGATGTGtacactttctttcttttaatacaattcttatttgcctatatatatataaaaaaaaagtactagAACTTCGTTTGGCTGGAGGTCATGTGTTCAAACTTTATCACATGTTTATTTCTCCACTTTATTAAATCCAAAATGGGTTGCTTGTAGTTTGTTTATATGTGGGCTTGTGTGTGCTTTTGTGTCTCTCCATGTATAGGTACGGGCTCGCACATGCAGGAGGGTTTTGGAgggcatgatatacattgtgggtCAAAATCTTATAAACTTaaccttttaggaaaattggtagttcaacaaGTTTTGTTATGAGATTTCATTTCATCTAGAAGGATGCGCATAATATCGGTATGTTATCACTAGATACCTAAAACCATCATTTGCTTGAAAGACAAAGCTAATTAAAGACAAACTAGTAACCAGCTAAATTGCCTTCAGAGGAGCAAAAATGAAAGTGAAgtgaaataaaagaaacaagatTCTGTATTAGGTTTCGATATTGCTTTATTGGCTTAGTTACATAACATATGTTGTTATAATAACTAGGACTTGAAGCATCTCTTTTACAATTCCAAAAGTTACCATATTGGGAACTCAGGTTAGCTGGTCTATAGATGTCTTAGTCTTCCTATTTTTCTTTGCTATATTGTTTAAAGATActtaaaaagtcaaaatatcATGCATCCTTTCCATGTTGAACAGAAGGGCATTATGGTATTCTCATTCTGTTTGGCACTCTGGCCTAGACCTTCCTCAAGGTTCAGCTCTTTGTGTGTTTATTTATGGTGTGAGAAGTGATGTGGGAAAAGATTCTCATATTGCCTTAACTGAGATATAGGGGTGTCTCTCTTATGAGTTGGTGCCTCTGTACGTCAAGAGAATTATTGATGAATCACATTCTTTTCAATCCTTTCAGGCAAAGATATGTTCCTTAGATCTTGTTATTAATGATTTCTTAGGTTAAATGTTCTGTGGGGATGCTGTTTCCTGGATTTGCCTTCCATTTCcggtctcattttcttttcccttgtcACCCTTTTAGGGTGGTTCTCTGCATGCATTTTGTACATGTTTTGCACCAGGATTGTCCCTTTTTGTGAAAtggcaaagaaaaagaatatctTGCATTGGTATCTATGCCCGGTTGAGCAATCTTATATTGGATAAAAATGTTAGGTGGGAAATATGATCAGAAACTTTACTATATCTGCAGGACATGATTTACAGAATGCAACAATATATGCCAATCCATGTCTTTCAatcttttacatattttaaatacGAATCACTATCGGATGACATTACATTTCCAATGAATGAGAACCGCAACGGCATTGTCATGCAAGAATGCCATTACAGATCCAGAACAAATGAGATCCCTAATACGATCCATCGCCTGGGCAGTTTGCATGTTTCCTGGGAACTTTGTAATAACAAGTTTGAGATGGCAATTTTCAGAACTTTAATTTAACGGCAACAAATGAATTCAGGCAAAGCCAAAAAACTGAACAAAGCTGGCCTCTGGCATGTGCCTTCTCCTTGAAAGAGCCTTCATAAAGCTACTCACATGCCCTGTTCGTGTCAATCACCACCATGCCATTCGTCAGTGAAGCACAAATAGCAGCAGAGCTTCAATGACCAACTCTGGCTTTCACTTTTGTAGCCTTCCCTGCAATTCATGGAGCAACTTTGGCCCCACGGTAGTAATATCACCTGGTCAATGAAAACCCAGATGGGGAAGCTATCAGCATTACAATTTCCTTTAACAAAATAGAAGAATGCTATATAAAGCTATCTGTTTTCAATATCTAGACCAAATTGGATGAAAGAAATCCAACTTTGCACAGCTTATCGAGTGAATTGAGTACCTGCTCCAAGTGTAAACACAACTGTTTCTCGATCAGGTTCCAAGGAAATCTGATGCGCTAACTTGTCTACCACATCCCCCTAGAAAGCCAAGATAGTAACAATAAATGGAGCATAAACTATAATCAGGGGGCAACTTGAGTAAAACACATTATCTTGGAAGTGAGTTGTTGATAAATCTGCTTTCCAAATTGGTACTAAAGCACAAGAAATGGATAAAGATCATCTTCAGCATCCTGTAGGAAAACCATTCCAGAATGTCTCCAATAGCTCAAGAACGACAGTTTCATTTCCCACTAGGAAGCATTTCTGATTTTGTCTTAAAAACAATCTTCCAATTGTGTAGCTTTTAACATCCAGGTTTCTGATAAATTCTTATGATATAGCGTGGCTATAGTAAAATTGACAAAAGGGGGAAAATTTCTAATCTTGTAATGTTGGGATGGTGTGGCTATAGTGGAATTCCaaagtttctttttatttttacattccctaaaataaaaggaagaacaATACGTTGGAGAGAAAAATAACACAAGGGATTTGTATCTTTACTGAAAGCTTAATACTTTCCACTTTTGGTTAGTAAAAAAGATAGTAAGAGCATGTTTAGTAAcggtttcaaaaacaatttttgagaataattcttaaaaacaattctcaattcTTCAGAATTCCAAatactcatttttatttatttattttgcataacATCCATCCAGAATGATTTGTATACATCTATATACACAATTTAattagttttcctttttttttctccattttctagGAAATCAAACACAACAgaggttttattatttgatcccAACTTGTGTTCCAGCATCATGTATCCTACATTTATTCAGACATTGTATTCCgtttttgttttccaaattgATAAAATCTTAACAGATCAGGAATTCCCTAAACAAACATTTCAAGGGTTCCTCATGCATATTAAAGTTAACATCTTCAAATATCAATCAATTTCCAGAAATTCGAAAACTGAATTTGGGTGTACCAGGGAAGGGATGTACTCAGATGGTGGCCCAATGATAGAAGTAGCCAGATCCTTTCCGCTGACATTCCAAACATTAGTTTCTCTGGCGGCATAAATctgaaatcaaatcaaatcattaGTAGCCCTTTGCCACTGGAAACTGAGAAAATGGTGGACCAAGACATTCATACCTCTGTAACCAAAACTTGGTCTGCATCACTGAATGCAGTGGCAAAGTCACTCTTCAGTGCTGCCAGACGACTGCAAAAATGACCAAATATCATAAACTGGCACAAGGTAATACTAATATTGTGGAATAAACTGTGCTCACAGGACATTATTCCCATTTTACTTGAGCTATGACCTGTAAGTATGAGGCTGAAATACCACCAAAAGAGCCTTCAATGGGAACCTTTGGCGAGCTGCTTGGAGAACTGCCCGAACCTCCGTTGGATGGTGAGCATAGTCGTCATATATGAGGCATCCACATACAGTACCTATCAGCTCAAAACGTCTAGAAACACCAACAAAATTGTTCAAGTGTATCTTCACACAATTGATTGATTCATAACTTTGTCTTCCATCACTAACCAGTGCCAT contains these protein-coding regions:
- the LOC100245692 gene encoding septum site-determining protein minD homolog, chloroplastic; this encodes MLSPQLLPKTPNPLSSIYTPNPFKSLNPKTLKPSKPNFKPKPHNPTTIQSVLQWNRKPQLAGDTPRVVVITSGKGGVGKTTTTANVGLSLARLGFSVVAIDADVGLRNLDLLLGLENRVNYTVVEVLNGDCRLDQALVRDKRWSNFELLCISKPRSKLPIGFGGKALTWLVDALKAREEGSPDFILIDCPAGIDAGFITAIAPANEAVLVTTPDITSLRDADRVTGLLECDGIKDIKMIVNRVRTDMIKGEDMMSVLDVQEMLGLALLGVIPEDSEVIRSTNRGYPLVLNKPPTLAGLAFEQAAWRLVEQDSMQAVVVEEEPKKRGFFSFFGG